In the Topomyia yanbarensis strain Yona2022 chromosome 3, ASM3024719v1, whole genome shotgun sequence genome, one interval contains:
- the LOC131692673 gene encoding uncharacterized protein LOC131692673 isoform X1, which yields MRIVLCSAMPTNRKLPIAIISIALAIACTYATEEQPKKHRTARLVREFPRNIIQRFQTIEYPSYNIPNPYGCVSCSAFSLVELKLLFYILGPGTYAFGYEIEDPVSGNVQFRDEEKLQNGTVRGSYGYLQPDGTVVITRFIADLYGYRANTEIKQADGQHLSTIPTRLPSIESQGNSIESNIAAAAANPYPMLTSPPTYNPALNPNFVDPQYTAAILNHIKNQQFYPSQGLAQYPYGVPSQTLYDAPSNGNIFTNFLGQIPSNFYPSNLYNSLQTTFPAILPQENPFNTLTSSFQNGYQQFAQNNPFGNFINTAQSQFQQYIPQTNPLAGWLNPNQVQKPLYLQQQQQQYAGNRPGANVYGDTGLPPGVYGDMPLSQMGMMGMLGNKIPTTKRRGITTTRRKNGYKTRDGTEDWLDDFLESRKREVIYGTTTTTTPSVVTTTTGRS from the exons ATTTCGATAGCACTTGCAATCGCCTGCACGTATGCCACCGAAGAGCAGCCCAAGAAACATCGCACGGCGCGGCTTGTGCGCGAGTTTCCACGAAACATCATTCAACGGTTCCAGACGATCGAATACCCATCGTACAACATACCAAACCCATATGGTTGCGTTTCGTGTTCTGcatttagtttagttgaattgaAATTGCTATTTTACATTCTAGGACCCGGTACGTATGCATTTGGATATGAAATTGAAGATCCCGTGTCAGGCAATGTCCAGTTTCGCGATGAAGAAAAGCTACAGAATGGTACTGTGCGAGGTTCGTACGGCTATCTGCAACCGGATGGGACCGTGGTGATCACGCGATTCATAGCTGATTTATATGGCTACCG TGCTAACACCGAGATCAAACAAGCAGATGGACAACACTTGTCAACTATCCCAACTCGACTGCCATCGATAGAATCGCAAGGGAATTCTATCGAGTCGAACatcgcagcagcagcagctaacCCGTACCCGATGCTTACCTCTCCACCGACGTACAATCCCGCGTTGAATCCGAATTTCGTGGATCCTCAGTACACAGCCGCAATACTCAACCACATAAAAAACCAACAGTTTTATCCGTCCCAAGGATTGGCACAGTATCCATATGGTGTACCCTCTCAAACACTCTACGATGCTCCATCAAACGGAAACATCTTCACAAATTTCTTAGGACAAATTCCGTCAAACTTTTATCCATCAAATCTATACAACAGCTTGCAAACAACTTTCCCGGCTATTTTACCCCAAGAAAACCCCTTCAATACACTAACATCGAGTTTTCAGAATGGTTACCAACAGTTCGCCCAAAACAATCCATTCGGAAACTTCATCAATACAGCCCAATCGCAGTTCCAGCAGTACATCCCGCAAACCAATCCGCTCGCTGGCTGGTTAAATCCGAACCAGGTCCAGAAGCCGTTGTATcttcaacaacagcagcagcagtacgCTGGTAACCGTCCCGGAGCTAACGTATATGGTGACACCGGACTACCACCTGGTGTCTACGGTGACATGCCTTTATCCCAGATGGGAATGATGGGTATGCTGGGCAATAAGATACCCACGACAAAGCGACGGGGTATTACGACGACTAGGAGGAAGAACGGCTACAAGACGCGGGATGGAACTGAAGATTGGTTGGATGATTTTCTGGAAAGCCGCAAGCGGGAGGTGATCTATGGGACTACAACGACCACTACGCCATCGGTGGTAACCACAACGACTGGACGGAGTTGA
- the LOC131692673 gene encoding uncharacterized protein LOC131692673 isoform X2 codes for MRIVLCSAMPTNRKLPIAIISIALAIACTYATEEQPKKHRTARLVREFPRNIIQRFQTIEYPSYNIPNPYGPGTYAFGYEIEDPVSGNVQFRDEEKLQNGTVRGSYGYLQPDGTVVITRFIADLYGYRANTEIKQADGQHLSTIPTRLPSIESQGNSIESNIAAAAANPYPMLTSPPTYNPALNPNFVDPQYTAAILNHIKNQQFYPSQGLAQYPYGVPSQTLYDAPSNGNIFTNFLGQIPSNFYPSNLYNSLQTTFPAILPQENPFNTLTSSFQNGYQQFAQNNPFGNFINTAQSQFQQYIPQTNPLAGWLNPNQVQKPLYLQQQQQQYAGNRPGANVYGDTGLPPGVYGDMPLSQMGMMGMLGNKIPTTKRRGITTTRRKNGYKTRDGTEDWLDDFLESRKREVIYGTTTTTTPSVVTTTTGRS; via the exons ATTTCGATAGCACTTGCAATCGCCTGCACGTATGCCACCGAAGAGCAGCCCAAGAAACATCGCACGGCGCGGCTTGTGCGCGAGTTTCCACGAAACATCATTCAACGGTTCCAGACGATCGAATACCCATCGTACAACATACCAAACCCATATG GACCCGGTACGTATGCATTTGGATATGAAATTGAAGATCCCGTGTCAGGCAATGTCCAGTTTCGCGATGAAGAAAAGCTACAGAATGGTACTGTGCGAGGTTCGTACGGCTATCTGCAACCGGATGGGACCGTGGTGATCACGCGATTCATAGCTGATTTATATGGCTACCG TGCTAACACCGAGATCAAACAAGCAGATGGACAACACTTGTCAACTATCCCAACTCGACTGCCATCGATAGAATCGCAAGGGAATTCTATCGAGTCGAACatcgcagcagcagcagctaacCCGTACCCGATGCTTACCTCTCCACCGACGTACAATCCCGCGTTGAATCCGAATTTCGTGGATCCTCAGTACACAGCCGCAATACTCAACCACATAAAAAACCAACAGTTTTATCCGTCCCAAGGATTGGCACAGTATCCATATGGTGTACCCTCTCAAACACTCTACGATGCTCCATCAAACGGAAACATCTTCACAAATTTCTTAGGACAAATTCCGTCAAACTTTTATCCATCAAATCTATACAACAGCTTGCAAACAACTTTCCCGGCTATTTTACCCCAAGAAAACCCCTTCAATACACTAACATCGAGTTTTCAGAATGGTTACCAACAGTTCGCCCAAAACAATCCATTCGGAAACTTCATCAATACAGCCCAATCGCAGTTCCAGCAGTACATCCCGCAAACCAATCCGCTCGCTGGCTGGTTAAATCCGAACCAGGTCCAGAAGCCGTTGTATcttcaacaacagcagcagcagtacgCTGGTAACCGTCCCGGAGCTAACGTATATGGTGACACCGGACTACCACCTGGTGTCTACGGTGACATGCCTTTATCCCAGATGGGAATGATGGGTATGCTGGGCAATAAGATACCCACGACAAAGCGACGGGGTATTACGACGACTAGGAGGAAGAACGGCTACAAGACGCGGGATGGAACTGAAGATTGGTTGGATGATTTTCTGGAAAGCCGCAAGCGGGAGGTGATCTATGGGACTACAACGACCACTACGCCATCGGTGGTAACCACAACGACTGGACGGAGTTGA